Proteins encoded by one window of Silvibacterium dinghuense:
- a CDS encoding peptidylprolyl isomerase, which yields MRRGLHIALLLAIAAGGHSLHAQATGGMAGAVVLDKVVGIVNGDVILESDVQEEMHFAHLEPIGVPTGSDSLQRAMRRLVSRTLILQQMKEQQQSFGITDAEVTKQIEEMRKSLPACKEYDCTTEDGWKKFLATNDLTEADVLTHWRQRMQILKFIDVRFRTGIRISSKEISDYYEKTIVPSFTKSGTQPPPLDKLSSRIQEVLLQEHVNETLHDWLKALRDEGSVQVLDPAYGQSSGSGTDTEEDD from the coding sequence ATGAGACGCGGACTGCATATTGCGCTGTTGCTGGCGATTGCTGCCGGCGGGCATTCTCTGCATGCGCAGGCGACAGGGGGCATGGCCGGAGCGGTGGTCCTCGACAAGGTGGTGGGCATCGTCAATGGCGATGTGATCCTCGAGAGCGATGTGCAGGAGGAGATGCACTTCGCGCATCTTGAGCCGATTGGAGTGCCGACGGGCAGCGATTCGCTGCAGAGGGCAATGCGCAGGCTGGTGAGCCGCACCCTTATCCTGCAGCAGATGAAGGAACAGCAGCAGAGCTTTGGCATTACCGATGCAGAGGTAACAAAGCAGATCGAGGAGATGCGTAAGAGCCTGCCGGCCTGCAAGGAATACGACTGCACGACCGAAGATGGGTGGAAGAAGTTTTTGGCGACCAACGATCTGACGGAAGCCGATGTGCTGACGCACTGGCGGCAGAGAATGCAGATTCTGAAGTTCATCGATGTTCGTTTTCGCACCGGTATTCGCATTTCAAGCAAGGAGATTTCGGACTACTACGAGAAGACCATCGTGCCCAGCTTCACCAAATCCGGGACACAGCCGCCTCCTTTGGACAAGCTCTCGTCGCGTATTCAGGAGGTGCTCCTACAGGAGCATGTGAACGAGACGCTGCATGACTGGCTGAAGGCATTGCGGGATGAGGGCAGTGTGCAGGTGCTCGATCCGGCATACGGACAGAGCAGCGGTTCGGGCACGGATACCGAGGAGGACGACTAA
- a CDS encoding POTRA domain-containing protein: MASVLWQTGAAEAQTQGAPGTPASLNASEPQTKGAPGTIGVPSSTAGASANGVAAVVDGDTRPAKIAQPSTAATESIEAWVGLQVDSVNFEGIEQSRLEPLPEMLPLQPGHALSAADVRQSLRRLYQTGLYKTIEVAGVRTGDHVKLIFRGTPTFFIGRVTISGVKSDRLSNQLQRSTRLSPGTVFTDNKLTRADGLIQETLEENGYYLGKITRTMSTDTADAQTDIAFNVESGKQTRVGAVSVDGDSGMTMERFRKKGKLKEGSKVTRDTVSRALSNLRKNYEKDQRLEASLGLESKQFTPPTNRLNYKFLVSQGPLVSITVNGVKLSPGKIKTLVPVYEEGSVDEDLLNEGNRRIRDYYQRQGYFETQVSHTRDMSNPAHTQIAFDVKLGDRHTVTVVRMRGNRYFTSDILEPRLGVYKASLLQKHGSYSQALVQADVNTITALYQSNGFSGVKVTPEIKTVPPKAKGKPEGLDVTYIIDEGAQQKIGKYQIVGNQQVPLETLKGLMSVQSGQPYSSAGISGDRDAVLTYYFSHGFDAAQLNIVQKPETDHPELIDVSMNISEGERVYVNRVLISGLDYTRTSTIQPHVLVHPGDPLDQSALLETQRQLYDLTLFNEVNAVVQNPNGDELRKNVLLQFTEARRWDISYGFGFQAQTGNPSTNCPNPASLVQLGINPATYESSCSSNGNTGASALVLFDVSRINLWGRNQSLTLRTEYGSLEQMATLVYSFPHIFNSRKFDFSLSGGYTNAQDVTTYAASRLEGTVRLTQRPSKPETLIYQFTYRRVKVNPDSVQVAPDEIPLVSEPVRVAGPGITWIRDTRRPSPLDAESGTYTSVEEFFTDSKFSSEANYNRFDATNSSYYVLGKKKYVLARSTRFGFERAFGDPKYEVIPLPERLYAGGAQSLRGFSINAAGPRDSLTGFPIGGAGVFVNSTEIRFPNPTLPYFGNALGFVLFHDMGNVFSKSSDIWPSFLRTRQPHSSTCKDLDAADQETVTNADTGAAGTCNFNYFSHALGLGLRYHTPIGPIRLDFSYNLNPPIYPVIVTYGTTSSGASIPPYVGNAGHFNFFFSIGQAF; the protein is encoded by the coding sequence ATGGCGTCGGTTCTGTGGCAGACCGGGGCTGCGGAGGCGCAGACGCAGGGCGCGCCCGGAACACCTGCTTCTCTGAACGCATCGGAGCCTCAGACCAAGGGTGCCCCCGGGACCATCGGCGTGCCGTCGTCAACGGCGGGGGCGTCTGCCAATGGCGTTGCCGCAGTGGTGGACGGGGATACGCGTCCGGCGAAGATTGCTCAGCCCTCCACAGCGGCCACCGAGAGCATCGAGGCGTGGGTCGGTCTGCAGGTGGATTCGGTGAACTTCGAGGGCATCGAGCAGTCTCGGCTGGAGCCGTTGCCGGAGATGCTGCCGCTGCAGCCCGGGCATGCGCTTTCCGCCGCCGATGTGCGGCAGAGCCTGCGGCGTCTCTATCAGACGGGACTGTATAAGACCATCGAGGTGGCCGGCGTGCGCACCGGCGATCACGTGAAGCTCATCTTCCGCGGGACGCCGACGTTCTTTATCGGGCGCGTGACGATCAGTGGCGTGAAAAGCGACCGGCTCTCGAATCAGCTACAGCGTTCGACGCGGCTGAGCCCCGGAACGGTGTTTACGGATAACAAGCTGACGCGGGCCGATGGTCTGATTCAGGAGACGCTGGAGGAGAACGGCTACTACCTGGGGAAGATCACGCGGACGATGAGCACAGATACGGCGGATGCGCAGACCGATATCGCCTTCAATGTAGAGTCGGGCAAGCAGACGCGTGTGGGAGCGGTATCCGTGGATGGTGACTCGGGCATGACCATGGAGCGCTTCCGCAAGAAGGGCAAGCTGAAGGAAGGCTCGAAGGTCACGCGCGATACGGTAAGCCGCGCACTGAGCAATCTGCGCAAGAACTATGAGAAGGATCAGCGGCTGGAGGCGAGCCTGGGCCTCGAGTCCAAGCAGTTCACACCACCGACCAACCGGCTCAATTACAAGTTTCTGGTGAGCCAGGGACCGTTGGTCTCGATCACTGTGAACGGCGTGAAACTGAGCCCGGGCAAGATAAAGACCCTGGTTCCTGTGTATGAAGAAGGCTCGGTCGATGAGGATCTGCTGAACGAGGGGAATCGCCGCATCCGGGATTACTACCAGCGGCAGGGATATTTCGAGACGCAGGTGTCGCATACACGCGATATGTCGAACCCGGCGCATACGCAGATCGCATTCGATGTAAAGCTGGGAGATCGGCATACGGTAACCGTGGTGCGTATGCGGGGGAACCGGTATTTCACCAGCGATATCCTCGAACCGCGGCTGGGGGTATACAAGGCGAGCCTGTTGCAGAAACACGGCAGCTATAGCCAGGCCCTGGTGCAGGCGGATGTGAACACGATCACGGCGCTCTACCAGAGCAATGGTTTCAGCGGCGTGAAGGTGACGCCGGAGATCAAGACTGTTCCACCGAAGGCAAAAGGCAAGCCGGAAGGTCTCGATGTCACGTACATCATCGACGAAGGCGCACAGCAGAAGATCGGCAAATACCAGATTGTGGGCAATCAGCAGGTGCCGCTGGAGACGCTGAAGGGACTGATGAGTGTCCAGTCGGGACAGCCGTACTCTTCCGCGGGAATTTCCGGCGATCGCGATGCCGTTCTCACCTATTACTTCAGCCATGGATTCGATGCGGCGCAGCTGAACATCGTGCAAAAGCCCGAGACGGATCACCCCGAGTTGATCGACGTATCGATGAATATCAGCGAGGGTGAGCGTGTGTATGTGAACCGGGTATTGATCTCCGGTCTTGATTACACCCGGACGTCGACGATCCAGCCGCATGTGCTCGTGCATCCCGGCGATCCGCTGGATCAGTCCGCGCTGCTCGAGACGCAACGGCAGCTGTATGACCTGACGCTGTTCAATGAAGTGAATGCCGTGGTGCAGAATCCAAACGGCGATGAGCTGCGCAAGAATGTGCTGTTGCAGTTCACCGAAGCGCGGCGCTGGGATATCAGCTATGGATTCGGCTTTCAGGCGCAGACAGGCAATCCTTCGACCAACTGCCCGAATCCGGCGAGCCTGGTGCAGTTGGGAATCAATCCAGCTACGTATGAATCGAGCTGCAGCTCCAACGGCAACACCGGTGCGAGCGCGCTGGTGCTCTTCGATGTGTCGCGCATCAATCTGTGGGGCAGGAACCAGTCGCTGACGCTGCGCACCGAATACGGCTCGCTGGAGCAGATGGCTACATTGGTCTATTCCTTCCCGCATATTTTCAACTCGCGCAAGTTCGATTTTTCGCTGAGCGGCGGCTATACCAACGCGCAGGATGTGACGACCTACGCAGCGTCCCGCCTCGAAGGTACGGTACGCCTGACGCAGAGGCCATCGAAGCCGGAGACATTGATCTATCAGTTCACCTACCGCCGTGTGAAGGTGAATCCTGACAGCGTGCAGGTGGCTCCGGATGAGATTCCGCTGGTATCGGAGCCGGTGCGCGTGGCTGGACCAGGTATCACGTGGATCCGCGATACACGGCGTCCTTCGCCACTCGATGCCGAGAGCGGAACCTACACGAGCGTGGAAGAGTTCTTTACCGATAGCAAGTTCTCGTCAGAAGCCAACTACAACCGCTTCGACGCAACGAACTCGAGCTATTACGTACTGGGAAAGAAGAAGTATGTGCTTGCGCGCAGCACCCGCTTTGGGTTTGAGCGCGCCTTCGGCGATCCGAAATATGAGGTGATTCCCCTGCCGGAGCGCCTGTATGCGGGCGGCGCGCAATCGCTGCGCGGCTTTTCCATCAATGCTGCGGGACCGCGTGATTCGCTGACGGGCTTTCCTATTGGGGGCGCAGGCGTTTTCGTAAACAGCACGGAGATACGCTTCCCGAATCCCACGTTGCCATATTTCGGAAATGCGCTGGGTTTTGTGCTCTTCCATGACATGGGTAACGTGTTCTCGAAGTCGTCCGATATCTGGCCCAGCTTTCTGCGCACGCGCCAGCCGCATAGCAGCACGTGCAAAGACCTGGACGCGGCCGACCAGGAGACGGTCACGAATGCGGATACAGGCGCTGCCGGCACGTGCAACTTCAACTATTTTTCTCATGCTCTTGGCCTTGGCCTGCGCTATCACACGCCGATCGGGCCGATTCGCTTGGACTTCAGCTATAACCTGAATCCGCCTATTTATCCGGTGATTGTTACGTATGGAACGACGTCGAGCGGGGCGTCGATTCCTCCCTACGTGGGTAATGCCGGGCACTTCAACTTTTTCTTCAGCATCGGGCAGGCGTTCTGA
- a CDS encoding translocation/assembly module TamB — translation MSEQEETAEQQDPTPPQKSSWRHIRRVVSGLLVLLMVVIGGVAWYASTPEFANRVRQELISVLEKATGGRVELGAFHWKFWDLQFEADNLTIHGLEGPGEIPYAHADRIWVDVSIVSFLRPKISLDALTVTHPVVHLIVYADGTTNQPHPKVATKSDKPVMDTIFDLAVKRAEVTDGLFLLDEQAVEQRAVPFDVTADHLQVKVTFVPAPLDAKNAAAEERYDGEIAAEDVVAVRGKAAPVHSKVEVHASLKRNAVDVTSLRLETGKSVLTGTASLDDFANPQWKAKLQGNLDIRQVNAIADIPGLDQGQVSLDIGGQGTRSKFEVNGRAGVKDGGYHIATIHLAGVSADTKVHLDSDSIDLTDVHARLAVGGLVDAEMHIHNWLNPVPSNLVPNLPPATTRAIRKAEKLDADRSKQQTTIRAKIRGVSLRAVMGMVAPRHFEDLGFDTLVNGDAGVDWTGSPQAFTGNVKMSFAPSGRPMAGEVPLTGTIDAGYSNVTGVVSIRSLEGQTPGSHFTVSGNLGVYPITQDSSLHVQLTTNDLAEFDRTLTVLGVAARGEHGVKALPVALHGQASFDGTISQGILDPKVDGQLEASNFDLMLPAENTPAAGNGTPAPGQTIHVDAASGHATYSSDLIALENGSVQQGKTTVHLSGALHAHELSRNRREFDDDSVVSADVAMQNAAVPELLRLAGQDLPVTGTVNLQARVSGTLGNLNGGGHLSVAGGSVYGEPYRTLNTDLRFSGQEIDAEHLVFLLDGGKLTGDGGYNYHAKSFHVQAQGEGFDLAHIERLKNGKYPISGLVSFQAQGSGTVEHPNLQAALHLAKLNFAQATTGSMDLTAHTQGQQLLLTGNAHLNDAALQVNGQVQLAGDYQSKMQLNLTGLDVEPILTSLAVRGVEVHSTIAGAVTVSGPLKQPKQLSGDARFSQFQVALGGIPLKSDGDLHATLSAGVLHLDPLHITGEDTNTRASGSMGVFDKDRELDLHASGSVNMKLAQVLDKDLTSSGHVDFNVDAGGTLKRPGLTGQVKFTNVAVALEDFPNGLSQMNGTLAFDQDRLDVKNLTAVSGGGKITLGGFMTYQQGLYADLSATAKDVRIRYPQGVSSMADAKMRLQGTQASLLLSGTVTITRFVIGSDLDLTSLSSSNSSVSLPPDPDAPSNKLRLDVHIVSAPQLDFQNSLAKLAGDVDLRVRGTLAQPSVLGHITVTEGSATFAGTKYELQHGDIYFNNPLRIEPTIDLSATARVEDYDITVGLTGTSSKWTPTFRSEPPLSEQDIFSLLALGRTQEEQQIYSNMQASAGVNSTADTLLGGALNATVSSRIQKLFGGGSVKIDPTFVSGTGDSTARITVQQQVSKNATLTYATNVNSTAQQLIQAQWNLTENFSVLAVRDESGVFSLLFKVRRRYR, via the coding sequence GTGAGCGAGCAGGAAGAGACTGCTGAACAGCAGGACCCGACACCGCCGCAGAAGTCTTCCTGGCGGCATATAAGACGGGTTGTGTCTGGCCTGCTGGTACTGCTGATGGTGGTGATCGGCGGCGTGGCCTGGTATGCAAGCACGCCGGAGTTTGCCAATCGCGTGCGGCAGGAACTCATCTCGGTCCTCGAAAAAGCGACAGGCGGCCGCGTGGAGCTTGGAGCCTTCCACTGGAAGTTCTGGGATCTGCAGTTCGAGGCAGATAACCTGACGATTCACGGACTGGAAGGACCGGGAGAAATACCTTATGCGCATGCGGATCGCATCTGGGTGGATGTCAGTATCGTCTCTTTCTTGCGGCCGAAGATCTCGCTCGACGCGCTGACCGTGACCCACCCTGTGGTGCACCTGATTGTGTACGCCGACGGAACGACGAATCAGCCGCATCCAAAGGTGGCGACGAAGAGCGACAAGCCGGTGATGGATACGATCTTCGACCTGGCAGTGAAGCGGGCGGAGGTGACAGACGGCCTCTTTCTGCTGGATGAGCAGGCGGTCGAGCAGCGTGCTGTGCCGTTCGATGTCACAGCGGATCATTTGCAGGTGAAGGTGACATTTGTCCCGGCTCCTCTGGATGCGAAGAACGCTGCCGCGGAGGAACGATATGACGGCGAGATTGCGGCCGAAGATGTGGTGGCTGTGCGTGGGAAAGCTGCCCCGGTGCATTCGAAGGTGGAAGTACATGCCAGCCTGAAACGCAATGCTGTGGACGTGACCTCCCTGCGGCTCGAGACAGGAAAATCGGTGCTGACCGGGACAGCCTCCCTCGATGACTTCGCAAACCCGCAGTGGAAGGCGAAGCTGCAGGGCAATCTCGATATCCGGCAGGTGAATGCGATTGCAGATATCCCGGGGCTCGATCAAGGGCAGGTGAGCCTGGATATCGGCGGCCAGGGGACACGGTCGAAGTTTGAAGTCAATGGCCGCGCCGGGGTGAAGGATGGCGGCTATCACATTGCGACGATCCACCTGGCCGGTGTGAGTGCGGATACGAAGGTGCATCTGGATAGCGACTCCATCGATCTGACGGACGTGCATGCGCGTCTGGCTGTGGGAGGACTGGTCGATGCCGAGATGCATATTCACAACTGGCTGAATCCGGTGCCGTCGAACCTGGTGCCGAATCTGCCTCCGGCGACGACGCGTGCCATTCGCAAGGCAGAGAAACTGGATGCGGATCGCAGCAAGCAGCAGACGACTATTCGCGCGAAGATACGCGGGGTCTCGCTGCGCGCGGTGATGGGGATGGTGGCCCCGCGGCACTTTGAGGATCTGGGCTTCGATACGCTGGTCAATGGCGATGCAGGCGTGGACTGGACGGGCTCGCCGCAGGCCTTTACCGGCAATGTGAAGATGTCCTTCGCGCCCTCTGGCCGCCCTATGGCTGGCGAGGTGCCATTGACTGGCACTATCGATGCGGGCTACTCGAATGTGACCGGAGTGGTGAGCATCCGGAGTCTGGAAGGGCAGACCCCGGGCTCGCACTTTACGGTGTCAGGAAATCTGGGCGTCTATCCGATTACCCAGGATTCGAGTCTGCACGTGCAGCTCACGACGAACGATCTGGCGGAGTTCGACCGGACACTCACCGTATTGGGAGTGGCAGCGCGCGGCGAGCATGGAGTCAAGGCGCTTCCGGTGGCATTGCATGGGCAGGCGTCCTTTGACGGCACAATCTCGCAGGGGATTCTCGACCCCAAAGTGGATGGCCAGCTGGAAGCGTCGAATTTCGATCTGATGTTGCCGGCAGAGAATACGCCGGCAGCAGGGAATGGGACGCCTGCGCCCGGACAGACGATCCATGTGGATGCGGCTTCCGGGCACGCTACCTATTCCTCTGACCTGATTGCGCTCGAGAATGGCTCGGTGCAGCAGGGCAAGACCACGGTACATCTGAGCGGGGCATTGCACGCACACGAACTTTCACGCAACCGACGCGAATTCGATGACGACTCGGTGGTGAGCGCGGATGTAGCGATGCAGAATGCTGCCGTGCCGGAGTTACTGAGACTCGCCGGACAGGATCTGCCGGTGACTGGCACCGTGAATCTGCAGGCCCGTGTAAGCGGAACGCTCGGCAACCTGAATGGTGGTGGTCACCTGTCTGTTGCCGGTGGTTCCGTATATGGAGAGCCGTATCGCACACTCAATACAGACCTGCGTTTCTCCGGGCAGGAGATCGACGCGGAGCATCTCGTTTTTCTGCTCGATGGCGGAAAGCTGACCGGCGACGGCGGCTATAACTATCACGCGAAGAGCTTTCATGTGCAGGCGCAGGGAGAGGGATTCGATCTTGCGCACATCGAGCGGCTGAAAAACGGGAAATACCCCATCTCCGGCCTGGTGAGCTTCCAGGCGCAGGGCAGCGGCACGGTCGAGCACCCGAACCTGCAGGCGGCATTGCATCTGGCGAAGCTGAACTTCGCGCAGGCCACCACCGGTTCTATGGATTTGACTGCGCACACTCAGGGACAGCAGCTGCTGCTGACAGGCAATGCGCATTTAAATGATGCGGCGCTGCAGGTGAACGGTCAGGTCCAGCTTGCGGGGGATTATCAGAGCAAAATGCAGCTGAACCTGACCGGGCTGGATGTGGAGCCGATCCTGACATCGCTGGCCGTGCGCGGTGTGGAGGTGCACAGCACGATTGCCGGAGCCGTGACGGTGAGCGGCCCGTTGAAGCAGCCGAAGCAGCTCTCCGGCGATGCGCGCTTTTCGCAGTTCCAGGTCGCACTCGGAGGCATTCCGCTCAAGAGCGATGGCGATTTGCATGCAACCTTATCGGCTGGTGTCTTGCATCTCGATCCGCTGCACATCACGGGAGAAGATACGAACACCCGCGCATCCGGTTCGATGGGGGTATTCGACAAAGATCGTGAGCTGGATCTGCATGCCTCAGGCTCCGTGAATATGAAACTGGCGCAGGTGCTGGATAAGGACCTGACCTCTTCCGGGCACGTGGACTTTAACGTGGATGCGGGAGGGACACTCAAGCGCCCAGGGCTGACAGGGCAGGTGAAGTTCACCAACGTGGCCGTTGCGCTTGAGGATTTCCCGAATGGTCTAAGCCAGATGAACGGCACGCTGGCCTTCGACCAGGATCGCCTGGATGTAAAAAATCTGACTGCGGTGAGCGGCGGCGGCAAGATCACGCTGGGGGGCTTCATGACCTACCAGCAGGGGCTCTACGCGGATTTGAGCGCTACCGCGAAAGACGTGCGTATCCGTTATCCCCAGGGCGTGAGCTCGATGGCGGATGCGAAGATGCGGCTGCAGGGCACGCAGGCCTCTCTGCTGCTGAGCGGCACGGTAACCATCACACGCTTTGTCATCGGATCGGATCTCGATCTCACGTCGTTGAGTTCGTCGAACAGTTCGGTCTCGCTGCCTCCCGATCCTGACGCACCGTCGAACAAATTACGCCTTGATGTGCACATTGTCTCCGCGCCTCAGCTGGACTTCCAGAACTCCCTGGCAAAGCTGGCCGGCGATGTGGATCTTCGGGTGCGAGGAACCCTGGCGCAGCCTTCCGTGCTGGGACACATCACGGTCACAGAGGGCAGTGCAACCTTTGCGGGAACGAAGTATGAGTTACAGCACGGAGATATCTACTTCAATAACCCGCTGCGCATTGAGCCGACGATTGACCTGAGCGCCACTGCGCGAGTGGAAGACTACGACATTACCGTCGGACTTACCGGCACATCCTCGAAATGGACGCCGACCTTCCGGTCGGAGCCTCCACTTTCCGAGCAAGATATCTTCTCGCTGCTGGCGCTGGGGCGCACGCAGGAAGAGCAGCAAATCTATTCGAACATGCAGGCCTCTGCGGGCGTGAATTCGACTGCCGACACACTGCTTGGCGGAGCGCTGAATGCTACGGTCAGCAGCCGCATCCAGAAGCTCTTTGGCGGCGGCAGCGTGAAGATTGATCCGACCTTTGTGAGTGGTACAGGCGATTCGACGGCACGTATTACGGTGCAGCAACAGGTTTCAAAGAATGCCACGCTGACCTATGCGACCAACGTCAACTCGACGGCGCAGCAGCTCATCCAGGCACAGTGGAATCTCACCGAGAACTTCTCGGTTCTGGCAGTCCGCGATGAGTCGGGCGTGTTCAGCCTGCTGTTCAAGGTGCGGCGACGCTATCGCTGA